Proteins encoded in a region of the Cygnus olor isolate bCygOlo1 chromosome 4, bCygOlo1.pri.v2, whole genome shotgun sequence genome:
- the LOC121069685 gene encoding estradiol 17-beta-dehydrogenase 11-like, with product MGAVRELALFLGTLLYAYAEAAVRLLLPARRKAVGGELVLLTGAGRGLGRATAREFARRQSRLVLWDVDTHGLKETAAECERLGATVHTFVVDCSKREEIYSAAEKVKKDIGDVSILVNNAGVITAADLLSTQDHQIEKMFEVNILAHIWTTRAFLPAMIDNNRGHIVTVASAAGHFVTSFMVAYCSSKFAAVGFHKALTEELSTLGKDGIKTTCLCPVFINTGFVKNPSTRLGRILEVDEVVKELMEGILTNKKMVFVPSNQRFALLLERLLPERALNCLKKLTDVKFDAIIGQRSNQ from the exons ATGGGCGCGGTGCGGGAGCTGGCGCTGTTCCTGGGCACGCTGCTCTACGCGTACGCCGAGGCGGCGgtgcggctgctgctgcccgcccGCAGGAAGGCCGTCGGCggggagctggtgctgctgacGGGGGCCGGCCGCGGGCTGGGCAGGGCCACGGCCCGCGAGTTCGCCCGGCGCCAGAGCCGCCTGGTGCTGTGGGACGTCGACACG CACGGCCTCAAGGAGACGGCTGCGGAGTGCGAAAGGCTGGGAGCCACCGTCCACACCTTCGTGGTGGACTGCAGCAAAAGGGAGGAAATCTACAGCGCTGCGGAGAAG GTGAAGAAGGACATTGGCGATGTCTCCATCCTGGTGAACAATGCTGGTGTGATCACGGCTGCCGACCTGCTCTCGACCCAGGACCACCAGATTGAGAAAATGTTTGAGGTCAACATTCTCGCCCACATCTGG ACAACAAGAGCTTTTCTGCCAGCAATGATAGACAACAACCGCGGTCACATTGTTACGGTGGCTTCCGCAGCAGGTCATTTTGTAACCTCTTTCATGGTGGCTTATTG TTCAAGCAAGTTTGCTGCTGTTGGATTTCATAAAGCTCTAACTGAGGAGCTGTCTACCCTGGGAAAGGatggaataaaaacaacatGTCTCTGCCCGGTTTTTATAAATACTGGATTTGTCAAAAATCCCAGTACCAG gCTTGGAAGGATTTTGGAGGTTGACGAAGTTGTAAAGGAACTGATGGAAGGAATACTCACTAACAAAAAAATGGTTTTTGTTCCATCAAATCAACGCTTTGCTTTACTTCTTGAAAG GTTGCTTCCAGAACGTGCCTTGAATTGTCTGAAAAAGCTGACAGATGTTAAGTTTGATGCAATCATCGGGCAGCGAAGCAACCAATGA